The Glycine max cultivar Williams 82 chromosome 3, Glycine_max_v4.0, whole genome shotgun sequence sequence TCATGTaagtttgaagtttgaacccATGTTATGTACCATAAAaataggattaaaaaaaatcatactttaGAAATGAAAGACGAAGTATTTTGACTTAGTTAAGGCATAATTATGGTACACTATATGGTATGCATTTGCATTACAATTACAAACTTACTAAGCCTTTCGGATGTAATCTTGAAAACCCAACTGTGTATGCATGTATGAATTTGGACAAGTGTCTGCGAAATTGATtgtgtaaaattgatttttaattggcataatttgttatgttttattctaaaaataagttaatagtATAAGCTACTTACCCTCTGTTTCGAAATCCATTTAGTAATAGATCTGAGTAAAGTTGAAGCACATAATTCTTGTTTCTGCGTCCATTTAAGAATTTTGACACGGATTTATTTGGACTCAGAAGTTAGAtacacttaaaaattatttcaaactttaaatgagttctaaatttaaaatctcCCATTAGGTAAGTCACATAGTTCATATAATGTCATTCGacacaattaaaatttcaaaacataaaaccaaacatgtgaaaattttagaaaaatcactTTAActagttttcaataaaattcTGGATGATCCATACGCGTACTATGACTTGACATACAAAACCTGTGCAATCGTCACGATAATTTATTATGATGGAAAGTTGAACGAACACCAAAGCTCAATGTTCAATTTCTAATCGTCAAATGGGTATTGCTCGTACTTGATTGTACAATCATAGAGCACAGAACGAGCCCCGATCCGTGGTGTCTGGCATGTGCTAAAGAAGGCCGTTTGAGCAGCACCAAGACATGTTTTGCAATCAGAGGATGTCAGATTAAGGTTACAAGTAGCATGTCCATAGGCATAGGCATTAGGATAGGGTGAAATGTTGTGGTAGTCATAATTCCTCTGTGCTGGTGTTTCTTCCTCTAACTCCCCTGAAGTGTACACCCCATTGTTGCAGAGAACGTTGATGATGCTGGTGTTGGGAACACTGTCAGCAACACAACACAGGCACAACAAACCAATTGCAATTGTTACGCATTTTGTTGGATTAATGCCCATCTTGctttgattgaattctagaacACGATGTGTTTTATCACCTTAATTTAGAGGCGTTTACTCTTATGTGAGGTGAGGTCcttcattgatttttttggtttatctGCTGGCTGCTGCTATATCTATGTTAATGTCTAATATTCAATACTAAACATTGTCCGTGTTACATCAGAATATTATTTGATATCCCACCACAAAGAATACAGGAAGATTAATTGGATGTGAAATAAGAAATCATAAGTAACTTTTGACTAAATTCAATAAGATTGTTTGGATgagaaaaggaaattaaaagaaagaaaaaaacgaaATActgatttcttttattatttgaatgaagataacaagagaaaaaatatgaaggaaagaaaaataatatattaagataatttaacCCATTACAATATAGAAtaaacaaaatgttttttttttcacactccCATCTCTGTTTTTCATAAATTCAATAAAGAATACTATACTATTAACTAAAATATGTGGAGTCCACGAACTTTTATTCTTTCCGTCAATCTTATCAGCTACATATAGTGCTATACCAAACAAGGTGAAATAACTTTAATTCTATGTTTTCTTTTGTGCATGCACTACCAAATGAAGTGTTGGAGAAAGTTTCAGGCGCTGTGCTTGATAACGTCATTTAGAGTCACGGACAGCTtaaaatttgatcaaataatTTGGAATGTTAAAACTTTggatttcaaatatatatatatatatatatatatatatatatttactctaaattttatttatatgtatgataAAAGGCTATATCACTTTATAAACTAATAAAActactaatatattttatattatttaaaagattaagtTCCCTTTTAAAAGCTGATTGAATCATATGAATTTGTGATATGACAGGGTGACAGGGTGACAGGATGTAGCGGAGGTTGCAAGTGGAGAAGTGCTGTGTATTGTTGCCGGCCATTTAAACTTTGGTATTTTGTGTTGATGAACGGATTCGTGACGTATCATTCAACCTCAATTGGTTTGTTTGTTCAATATGATAGAAGGTTAATTCTACAGAACCCCGTCCATTCATTTTGCTAATTTTTTtcagatatttttataaaaactgtGTAAACATAACATTGCGTGAGTGATAGCATAAGCATGATGAAATATAAATACCTGTATAgactaatatttcttttttttaaaagatacagtatataatattatattcttacaaaataatatgaaataaagTATAAATGAGTTATAAAGTATTATAGAAATAGCAATAGACATTGATGTActcctgaaaaaaaaatttgatccattagtttttttttgtctttattgatccatgatgaaattaattttttaatttaatacatgaatatttttcttgtaattttaaagtaatattcTCCGAATTAATTTcatagtgagaaaaaaaaagtgttttgagTCTAGGCCCTGTTTAGCAGTTATGAcacttcattaattttttttcattttcattaataCAAACACAGTTAAATACCTAATTGCATCTGACCTCGATTACTATACCTTGGATGATACACTCAAATACATATTTCTAATTCATGACCCAAAATTGGGAAGTGGTTTATACATACTATCATTGTATACAAAGTTGGTGTCTACGAAGACAATGAAGTTGTGGTGGTGCGAAAACCAGCAATGTCTCCTAGCTCCTCCACCTCTTTGACCAATTCCTCAACCTTCCCTACCACTTCCATGAGCAAGAACACGAAGCTAGCAATTGCTAGCACTTGGCAATCCTCAAGCTCCACCATTTTGGATGTGGAAATTATCAAGCTTAAATCTTCTCTGGCATTTTTCAACTGGTCCCAAATGTTGTCCTTTGCATCACATTTCCTCATTTGCTTCATGCTTTCACCAAGTTCTCGTAGAATATACACAACCTTCGTCTCAACTGCTTCGCATGTTTCTAAATGGACCCATTGTGACTGCCTCAAAGATGCCATGGGCTGACAAAAAAAGATTCATTGAACCCAAACAAGTGAgcccatcaaatcttatttttgtCGTTTTGCAACTTTATAAGATACCCTTATGACTTAGATATGGacccaaagaaaagaataatattaacCTACCTCTTTTGATGCTTCAAGGCAGTGTCCTGCTGCAAGAATAAATGCAGCCAGTTCTCGAAGAACTTCACCAATCTTTAAGTACCTTCCCCAAGGGTAGGAAAATCCGAATTTTCCATGCCAGGGTTCCCATTTTGCGAAATTTGCCTGAAAGAAAAACACATTActtaatatatagtttttttttattcaattttaagaaAGATATCTAATTGAAAATCGACGTACCAATGATTCATCCTTTGACTTGGAGTTCAACACTGACTTGCAAACGTTGAAGCTAGCACGGGGTTGGTTTTCCTTTCCACTAACGATTTTGGTACATTCCCCAAAACAACCTACAATGAAAGAGGATAAATAAATTTCTCTCTGGCTTAGCTATAATATTGAATCCCATCCACACTTATTTATGTAAGAGTATATGGATCGGTTTGTACTGAAGAGTTACATCATTTACTGGTGTAGTTGTTGAATAATAACGATTTATCATCATGCATGATCGTTTATgctaaattttgtaaaaatggaataataataaaaatataattaaagctACTTATCTTTCTATAGTTTAAATGTATATGTAATATCGatcttgatattatatatatatatatatatatatatatatatatatataatattaaatatatttatactgatattaaataaaaaatattaaatggggTAAAAATACTTATGCAAGGCAAGACTTTGGCCTCTCTTAGTTTTTCTGtgtatatatattgaaataataataagatttatttttgtatattatgtATTATGTGAAAAACCTTTTTTGTTAATAGATAAAAGAAAGTAGTTCATTTGAAGTGATTTCACCAacaatatttgatttaaaaatctCTCTTCCCGGGACCCATCATATGATACAGGGGTCACATCCTGATTTTTGATACATTACGTAAATATTTGtggctaatattttttaaataacttttaaaaaaatcaagttattagtaaaaatacaattattccTAAGGAAATTCAGACTATGTATTTCATTCATGTTGACTAGAAAAAATTACTAAAGATGAGCTCGTAGTATATACCTTGAATTGTATTGGCAAGGTCCAGGAATGTTGAGACTGTGGAATCGTGAAGTTCATCGCTGGCCCACAAAGGGAAGACGAACAAAGTCACACAAACGCACACAATGAAGCCCATTAGTATATTCAAGAGACGCTCCCTGGCTAATTCCCACACTTTCACATCCCCACGTACGCCAGAAACCACAACTAGATTGAAAGTCAGCATGAATATCATTACCCCATAATCGTATCTTTTCTTTATGCTTGGAACCAGTCGAAGATATGTAGCTACTGATCCTGAAATTAACCATAACGCATAATGTTCAAACACCAACAGCATTAACTAGTTACTGCTAACTATAATGCTTGTTGGTTCCATTTCTGAGTGAAATCATACTCAATTTTCTCAAGTAAGGTACGAATTTTTTGTTGTGGATTAAAAAAGATGtgattaaaagaattttttttactaaaattaatcaatgaagtttttgaaaaagaaattagttatgagTAAAACTATGAATCACTCCACCAATGTTACAATGACTTCCCAAAAAAAGAACTAGCTACTACTAGAAGCCTAGAACATTAATTATAAGAgatattatttatcaaaagCTCACCAAATATAAATACTGAAGCACCGATTATAATTGAGTTGCCAACCCTGCCAATTCCAATGCTTTGGGCAAAAACTGCTGCCAAGCAACCTAGTCCTCCTCCTATAATAGTTCCTAGTCCACGATTGAAGCCCTTTCCTAGTGTGGCTCCTGAAGTGtttgatcaaattaatatatgtaCATTAGTTTCATTTTTTGCAATGAATAATAAGAGTTAATTGAATTGAATGTTGCTGAAAGTACGTACCTGCAGAGAATTCAAACATGACTACAACTGTCATGATAGCCCACATTGCATTTTCTCCAACTTGCTTAAAGAGAGGGTTCAAGAGGTATAGGAGTGAAACCAAAACCAAGGAGATTCCCACTTTGATGCAGTGGATTATCTTCCTCGTGTCATGGCCACCACTTTGCACCTGCTTGTGTCTGGGATTGGAAGAAGTAATGGAGACACAGTGGACTTCATTTTTCCCAAGATGGGAAATAATGGGTGGAAGTTGAAATTGGAATGTTTTATTCTCTTTTGATGAACGAATCATATTCTCTTCTCCATTTGTAATGGCTATTACGTGTGTGGATTCCATTTTTGTCTTTACTCTCTCAgttcctttcccttttccttctAGGAATTTTATATCTCATTCTCTTGGGGAAACTCTATTTGGACAGATATCCAATTTATACTATGGCATATAAGTGGAGACTGATGGTGATGGGAGATCAAACTCTAATTTCTATAGGATCCAACAAATGCTACGACGACATTTATTaatttgcctaaaattattaaatgatactattGATTCCTTTTCTTCTGGACCTATTAAAATCTAGATTTAGATTCACACTAAAGGAAAAAGCTAATCCATTAACttaatacattaaatatttggacggaaaatattattattaataatgatcTTACCTGACTCAAATTGGATTGTCTCACTTTTGATCCAGGTAAAAACAAATTACCATAATTAAGTTTAATAGTAGCTCATCATTTTTTAACCTTACATCGAATACATATAACCGCAAAGCATAGGATCTAATATACAATTAATAGAAATCAAAGgattaattttcaaatgtatttcttgttagaaaataaaataaaataaaagaagtaaataagaaaaaaaaaatgcaaagccTTCAATTAgatgacaaaataataatagcaatataattttaattgaccCCACATGAATTAACAATGCACTATATCATATAATAAacacaaggaaaaaataaattaggaaaagaaataattagtctgggttgaagcgcgcaaatgttatccttagagagaaaacgtcCCAAGTAGGAAAATCTGATATACGACAATCCATTAGTTCtgatcgtgtgcagcgaaaggatccccaAATCTTTTGAACACAAATGCTTTTGCTCTCaaaaaatttttataaaagaaagaaagagaaaagtttAGGGAGAAAGAAATCGGCTTGTGATTGTGTTGTGTGTTTTCTagagaggaagaaaaatatatataaacatagaCCTCCTTATGCAACAATAAGATATGATCGTTGAAAATAAGATATGACCGTTGAAAATCAGCTTACAAGTGTCAAAACAAACAAGACAAATTATTGACTCATCAacacaaaatcttaaaaaaataaaaaatctaattttacgtaacagattctaaaataaatattttattttataaaataaaattaatataaataatatatatatatttataaattttaaattataatacaaatatttactaacatTTCTCATGTCTCAACAGCAAAGAATCATTATCAtgttttttatagaaaaataatgtaaatagaGACATcgagtatattttttaatttccataCTCTTAACTTCTTTCAAACACTAACTTAACTGTCCAAGTCTTTATATACATCATGGAAGTTTGACGCGTAAAGACTGAAAATATTCTATTAGAAATTTAGAATAGTTCTTCCCTTTAAATTGGTATTGAATACCTATAAatctcttgctcttctttttgtCATGAATTTCAGATAATTTCCATCTAATACTAACAAGTATGTTaagaaaatgttataaaatgtaTCATTATTCCTCGTGAATTGTGAAGCACGAAATTAGTGGACGTCCAACCCCAAATACAAGACATGACTATTAGAGAATGAAATGAAACAAGTTCCGAGATGATATCTTTTATGCACATTATACCCTCGTTTGGAAGCAGTAGGGCGTCCTTACTTAGTGACCTTAGTGGAACACGCATATTTGCAAACAGACTTAGTGTACCTTATGAGGGGAATAGTGGTCCTCTATctagaacaaataaaattacctttaaatttaattactttctgtttctttaaataaaatatactaatactTAATTATTGATCAAGAGAAAAAACGATACCAttacaaagaaagaaagtttTTTTACTGAGATATGGTTTTCAAATAGATAGATGAACATGAATAGAAGAAATCATCCAAAGCTTTAACACGCCCCTTATCTTATTGTGCGGAATTCCGTATAGTAGGGATATACTTATCTGATGGCCTAATGGGATAGCTAGCTAAAAATGTAGACCTAAAATGACCCCCACTAAGGCATGCAGTCTAATAGATGTTGCTCACAGAAATACCACGACCCGACACTACAATGCTCACAACTTTCTGAAACTTTCTGATTAATTGTTATGCGAACCTAGTGGATCAGCCAgatgtttgtctttttttttttcttcttcttcttcttttctaaaCAGCCAGATATTTGTAATATGTACAAACAATTCAACATATTATCATATTTTGGGTGACCTTCTGGTCAA is a genomic window containing:
- the ALMT6 gene encoding aluminum-activated malate transporter 14; protein product: MESTHVIAITNGEENMIRSSKENKTFQFQLPPIISHLGKNEVHCVSITSSNPRHKQVQSGGHDTRKIIHCIKVGISLVLVSLLYLLNPLFKQVGENAMWAIMTVVVMFEFSAGATLGKGFNRGLGTIIGGGLGCLAAVFAQSIGIGRVGNSIIIGASVFIFGSVATYLRLVPSIKKRYDYGVMIFMLTFNLVVVSGVRGDVKVWELARERLLNILMGFIVCVCVTLFVFPLWASDELHDSTVSTFLDLANTIQGCFGECTKIVSGKENQPRASFNVCKSVLNSKSKDESLANFAKWEPWHGKFGFSYPWGRYLKIGEVLRELAAFILAAGHCLEASKEPMASLRQSQWVHLETCEAVETKVVYILRELGESMKQMRKCDAKDNIWDQLKNAREDLSLIISTSKMVELEDCQVLAIASFVFLLMEVVGKVEELVKEVEELGDIAGFRTTTTSLSS
- the LOC102663458 gene encoding antifungal protein ginkbilobin-like protein, with product MGINPTKCVTIAIGLLCLCCVADSVPNTSIINVLCNNGVYTSGELEEETPAQRNYDYHNISPYPNAYAYGHATCNLNLTSSDCKTCLGAAQTAFFSTCQTPRIGARSVLYDCTIKYEQYPFDD